Proteins encoded within one genomic window of Methanosarcina barkeri str. Wiesmoor:
- a CDS encoding NAD-dependent succinate-semialdehyde dehydrogenase encodes MKLKSINPYTEKINWAYDSFSIGECRARIEKSRTAFSLWDSLPVEEKAKHFKTAAEILRESTDTYAEIITKEMGKPVRQSKNEVQKCAQLCDYYAENSTELLKDEIVDIGTEKSYVTFEPLGVIFGIMPWNFPFWQVFRFAIPAMCAGNVCVLKHASNVPKSALEIENILLEAGFPENVFNTLLIDSKTAMQILKEELVDGISFTGSVGAGSKIGKLAGRGIKPVVLELGGSDPFIVLEDANIERAAQAAVKSRFLNAGQSCTAAKRLIVVEDIVMDFIESFEFKVKELKIGDPMDEKTDIGPLAKKEFLGSLERVLKDAKKKGAKPHVYGEEHKKGFFFRPTIIPAASTDMEVCRTEIFGPIAPVITVKDENEAVAIANSTEYGLGAKIWSGDLDRAERLAKRIKSGSVSINGMIKSDPRLPFGGTKKSGVGRELSHYGLREFVNIKTVVVNR; translated from the coding sequence ATGAAACTTAAATCCATTAACCCTTATACGGAAAAAATAAACTGGGCTTATGATTCCTTTTCTATCGGGGAATGCAGAGCCCGTATTGAGAAATCCAGAACTGCTTTTTCCTTATGGGATTCACTGCCTGTAGAGGAAAAGGCGAAACATTTCAAAACTGCTGCCGAAATTCTTCGGGAGAGTACCGATACTTATGCTGAAATTATTACAAAAGAAATGGGGAAACCTGTAAGGCAGTCCAAGAACGAGGTTCAGAAATGCGCCCAGCTCTGTGATTATTATGCAGAGAACTCGACTGAACTCCTGAAAGACGAAATTGTAGATATAGGAACTGAGAAAAGTTATGTAACCTTTGAACCTCTGGGAGTGATTTTCGGGATCATGCCCTGGAATTTTCCTTTCTGGCAGGTTTTCAGGTTTGCAATACCTGCGATGTGTGCAGGAAATGTCTGTGTGCTCAAGCACGCTTCAAATGTGCCAAAATCGGCGCTGGAAATCGAAAATATCCTCCTTGAGGCCGGATTTCCTGAAAACGTTTTCAATACTCTGTTAATTGACTCAAAAACTGCCATGCAGATTCTTAAAGAAGAGCTGGTGGACGGGATTTCGTTCACAGGCAGCGTGGGCGCAGGCTCGAAAATCGGAAAACTTGCAGGGCGAGGTATCAAACCTGTAGTACTGGAGCTTGGGGGCTCGGACCCTTTCATAGTTCTTGAGGATGCTAACATCGAGAGGGCTGCTCAGGCAGCTGTAAAGTCCCGTTTTCTAAATGCCGGACAAAGTTGTACTGCTGCCAAACGATTGATTGTCGTAGAAGATATCGTTATGGATTTTATCGAGTCGTTTGAATTCAAAGTGAAGGAACTGAAAATCGGAGATCCCATGGATGAGAAAACCGATATTGGGCCTCTTGCAAAGAAGGAATTCCTCGGGAGTCTTGAGCGAGTATTAAAAGATGCAAAAAAGAAAGGTGCAAAACCTCACGTTTACGGAGAAGAACATAAAAAGGGGTTCTTCTTCAGGCCGACCATCATTCCTGCAGCCAGTACGGATATGGAAGTGTGCAGGACTGAAATTTTCGGGCCAATTGCCCCGGTGATCACGGTAAAGGATGAGAATGAAGCCGTGGCGATTGCAAACTCCACCGAGTATGGGCTCGGGGCGAAAATCTGGTCAGGAGATCTGGATAGGGCTGAAAGGCTGGCAAAAAGAATAAAATCCGGGTCTGTATCTATCAACGGAATGATCAAATCCGATCCGAGGCTTCCTTTTGGCGGGACTAAAAAATCCGGGGTGGGGCGAGAACTCTCACACTATGGGCTCAGGGAATTTGTGAATATAAAAACTGTTGTTGTTAATAGATAA
- a CDS encoding restriction endonuclease: MKIGKRGKRRKQHHFITETFKIVLYLLLKSIKLLFSLPIYLLKAIWQLFSFSIHLLKSLWLFFSFLIHLPHRFVKQIFKKPPKLELPTLAEIDEMDGYKFEEFMKYVYEQLGYSVYHTPFSGDQGADLILTSKRKTKIAVQVKRYSGKVSNSAVQEVVAAKGFYKCTEGIVVTNSYFTDSAKQLAEANLIDLVDRNGLEKLINTIPS, from the coding sequence ATGAAAATCGGAAAGAGAGGAAAACGAAGAAAACAACATCACTTTATTACTGAAACATTTAAAATTGTGTTATATCTTTTACTAAAATCAATAAAACTACTGTTTAGTCTCCCAATTTACTTACTGAAAGCAATATGGCAACTGTTTAGTTTCTCAATCCACTTACTGAAATCATTGTGGTTATTTTTCAGTTTCTTAATCCACTTACCGCATAGGTTTGTAAAACAAATTTTTAAAAAACCACCAAAACTAGAACTACCCACATTAGCCGAAATTGATGAAATGGATGGATACAAATTTGAAGAATTTATGAAATACGTTTATGAACAACTAGGATATTCAGTCTATCACACTCCATTTTCAGGTGATCAGGGTGCAGACCTTATTCTAACGTCAAAAAGAAAAACAAAAATCGCTGTTCAGGTCAAACGATACTCGGGTAAGGTATCAAACAGTGCAGTACAGGAAGTTGTAGCTGCAAAAGGTTTTTACAAATGCACCGAAGGTATAGTAGTTACGAATAGTTATTTTACCGATTCTGCCAAACAATTAGCTGAAGCGAATCTTATTGATTTAGTTGATAGAAATGGACTTGAAAAGCTGATTAATACTATCCCGAGTTAA